The following are from one region of the Salicibibacter kimchii genome:
- a CDS encoding ferredoxin, translated as MEMYTIVDKNTCIACGTCSVSAPDLFDFDEEGVAEGILDRNQGTSKVPAALQEDLQDAFEECPSDSIKVASEAFHGNPLAFEKDRTTT; from the coding sequence ATGGAGATGTATACGATCGTGGATAAAAATACGTGCATTGCTTGTGGCACCTGCAGTGTGTCTGCTCCCGATTTGTTTGATTTTGATGAAGAAGGGGTGGCCGAGGGGATCCTTGATCGCAATCAGGGGACGAGCAAAGTTCCCGCCGCGCTCCAAGAAGATTTGCAAGACGCCTTTGAGGAATGCCCATCGGATTCCATTAAAGTCGCAAGTGAAGCATTTCACGGCAACCCATTAGCGTTTGAAAAAGACAGAACAACGACTTGA
- a CDS encoding DUF2663 family protein — translation MAAVYKEAYMTPIGERLIRELIERKKEEKKRERSVTFAAWIATAAFALMLLLLFSMEESNVGPAIMPFFRSDYGLTLVALCTGASAFLIIEKKKRDKAEKEYTELRKEVVDRYEEIWNTEQLRAYSYPLFEWLEREHDVNLYHQ, via the coding sequence ATGGCTGCTGTTTACAAAGAAGCGTATATGACACCGATTGGAGAGCGTCTCATTCGAGAACTAATTGAAAGAAAAAAAGAAGAAAAAAAGAGAGAACGATCAGTCACCTTCGCTGCTTGGATCGCTACGGCAGCGTTTGCTCTTATGTTGTTGTTATTGTTTTCCATGGAGGAATCAAACGTAGGACCTGCAATCATGCCATTTTTTCGTTCCGATTATGGGCTAACGCTTGTGGCATTATGTACCGGAGCTTCGGCCTTTCTTATTATCGAAAAGAAAAAACGCGACAAAGCGGAGAAAGAATACACCGAACTAAGAAAGGAAGTTGTCGATCGTTACGAGGAGATTTGGAATACAGAGCAATTGCGGGCGTATAGCTATCCATTGTTCGAATGGTTGGAGCGGGAACATGATGTTAATTTATACCATCAATAA
- the serA gene encoding phosphoglycerate dehydrogenase, whose translation MIVKADVETSYAVLVADTMNEDGLLPLIKNENIEVVQGKPNEVDDLSRFSALLVRSATQVDASLLEQMPELKIVARAGVGIDNIDLDAATKHGVIVINAPDGNTISTTEHTFAMMMALVRNIPQAYSSLKNHEWNRKAFQGTELRGKTLGIIGLGRIGTELANRAAAFQMNTAVFDPFLTAERAQKIGVKLLKLEELLQTADIITVHTPLTKETEDLLGKENLAKTKPGVFILNCARGGIVNEAALKEALDSGHVAGAALDVFEHEPADNYNLIDMPQVIATPHIAASTLEAQESVAVQVAEEVIQVLNGAPAPHSINLPAISEELYEKIRPYYELTSTMGYFVSQCVKSAVQHIDVSFSGAIAHEETTVLSRSFMAGFLSPRIAAPVNVVNAGVIAEERGITYSQAHTSESYGYANLVEAHISGDNGDFIVQGTYIDAYGPRIIKINEFNVDLIPTGHLIYIRHSDQPGVIGKMGQLLGRHDVNIAKMQVGRKEEGGEAIMMLAVDKEVSDSVINDLTAVEEIHAADAIEFHK comes from the coding sequence TTGATTGTAAAAGCTGATGTAGAGACGAGCTACGCTGTACTCGTCGCCGACACGATGAATGAAGACGGTTTGTTGCCATTGATAAAGAACGAAAACATTGAAGTCGTGCAAGGGAAACCGAATGAGGTCGACGATTTATCCCGCTTTTCCGCTTTACTCGTACGAAGTGCCACACAAGTAGATGCCTCCCTGCTTGAACAAATGCCTGAACTGAAAATCGTGGCCAGGGCCGGGGTCGGAATCGATAATATCGATCTTGATGCAGCCACAAAACACGGCGTCATTGTCATTAACGCGCCGGATGGGAACACAATCTCAACGACTGAACATACCTTCGCGATGATGATGGCTTTAGTACGGAATATCCCGCAAGCCTATTCCTCGTTAAAAAACCATGAATGGAATCGAAAAGCTTTCCAGGGGACAGAGCTTCGCGGCAAAACCTTGGGCATCATCGGGTTGGGCCGCATTGGCACAGAGCTTGCCAATCGCGCCGCCGCATTCCAAATGAACACCGCCGTTTTCGATCCGTTTCTAACCGCGGAACGCGCTCAAAAAATTGGCGTTAAACTCCTGAAGCTGGAAGAACTTTTACAGACAGCCGACATCATTACCGTCCACACGCCACTTACAAAAGAAACAGAGGACCTTCTCGGAAAAGAGAACCTTGCCAAAACAAAACCCGGTGTTTTCATATTAAATTGCGCACGCGGGGGTATCGTTAATGAAGCGGCTTTAAAAGAAGCACTGGATAGTGGCCATGTTGCCGGCGCCGCGCTCGATGTTTTCGAGCATGAACCTGCAGACAATTACAACCTGATTGACATGCCGCAAGTCATCGCCACCCCACATATTGCCGCATCAACATTGGAAGCGCAAGAAAGCGTGGCCGTTCAGGTGGCCGAGGAAGTGATCCAAGTGTTAAACGGCGCACCTGCGCCCCACTCCATTAATTTGCCGGCGATATCGGAAGAACTATATGAAAAAATCCGCCCGTATTATGAGTTGACGAGTACAATGGGCTATTTTGTCAGCCAATGTGTCAAATCGGCCGTCCAGCATATCGATGTTTCCTTTAGCGGAGCGATCGCCCATGAAGAGACAACTGTCCTCTCCCGTAGCTTCATGGCCGGATTTCTGTCTCCGCGGATCGCTGCCCCGGTAAATGTCGTTAATGCCGGTGTCATTGCAGAAGAACGGGGCATTACCTATAGCCAGGCTCATACATCCGAATCTTATGGGTATGCGAATCTCGTTGAAGCCCATATAAGCGGAGATAATGGTGATTTCATCGTACAAGGAACGTATATCGATGCCTACGGTCCCCGTATCATAAAAATCAATGAATTTAACGTGGACTTGATTCCAACCGGCCATTTGATCTATATTCGCCACAGCGACCAGCCGGGTGTCATTGGCAAAATGGGACAATTGCTTGGTCGCCACGACGTGAATATCGCAAAAATGCAAGTGGGGAGAAAAGAAGAGGGGGGAGAGGCCATCATGATGCTTGCCGTAGACAAGGAAGTTTCCGATTCGGTTATCAATGACCTCACTGCCGTCGAAGAAATTCACGCTGCCGACGCGATTGAGTTTCATAAGTAG
- a CDS encoding ABC transporter ATP-binding protein, whose product MLKAKHMTGGYGPWAVVQDVSFGINEGEMLGIIGPNGSGKSTLLQLCAGALPLMGGEVWLRGHRLHTYKDKERARLLAVVTQQAYVYFSYTVREFVSLGRYPHTRRWLSVFNDTDEVAIAQAMAEMDVDLYRNQSLHTLSDGERQRVYLARALAQRPAVILLDEPTNHLDIAYQMKFMDALKKWSDTKGGAVGIVFHDLNLASLYCDRVLLLGEGELKAWGEPGEVLSAERIQVHYGAQVSNVKHPAMPKQQLLLSPGIPMGKQAGGNPQVWVEGIEAIIDLPTLFHVFSSQTLTPTWKKQIKVSLPSEGLDTKASGPFIMDRSFDWQPVAGMRLKKVEDINGEKIIVGVTLHANRNVDVLAILFSNLRDKALANLLMGLTKQLAVFLHSELELGALTIGSLPQGEAYKTEKAHQFISAELQKLLREVDSGK is encoded by the coding sequence ATGCTAAAAGCAAAACATATGACGGGGGGTTACGGACCCTGGGCCGTCGTTCAGGACGTTTCGTTTGGAATTAACGAAGGGGAGATGCTCGGGATTATTGGCCCGAACGGAAGCGGAAAATCAACGTTACTGCAACTTTGTGCCGGTGCTTTGCCATTAATGGGCGGGGAGGTGTGGCTTCGCGGGCATCGTTTGCATACTTACAAAGACAAGGAACGGGCGCGGCTGTTAGCTGTTGTAACACAGCAGGCCTATGTTTATTTTTCATACACGGTGCGAGAATTTGTGAGTTTAGGCCGTTATCCGCACACACGCCGGTGGTTATCTGTTTTTAATGATACGGATGAAGTAGCGATCGCGCAGGCCATGGCTGAGATGGATGTCGATCTTTACCGAAATCAATCGCTACATACTTTGAGCGACGGTGAACGTCAGCGCGTCTATCTTGCTCGGGCACTTGCCCAGCGTCCGGCAGTGATTTTATTGGATGAGCCGACGAATCATTTGGATATAGCCTATCAAATGAAATTTATGGATGCCTTAAAAAAATGGAGCGATACGAAAGGCGGTGCTGTTGGGATCGTCTTTCATGATCTGAATTTGGCCTCTCTCTATTGCGATCGGGTTCTTCTTTTGGGGGAAGGGGAGCTTAAGGCTTGGGGCGAACCGGGAGAGGTGTTGTCGGCTGAACGCATCCAAGTGCATTATGGGGCTCAAGTAAGCAACGTCAAACATCCGGCTATGCCAAAACAACAACTATTGCTCTCCCCCGGCATTCCGATGGGAAAGCAGGCCGGCGGAAATCCTCAAGTTTGGGTCGAGGGCATTGAGGCCATTATCGACCTCCCAACACTTTTTCACGTGTTTTCCAGTCAAACCTTGACGCCTACATGGAAAAAACAAATAAAAGTTTCTCTTCCAAGTGAAGGTCTCGATACCAAAGCTTCCGGTCCTTTTATAATGGATCGTTCCTTTGATTGGCAGCCGGTAGCAGGTATGAGGCTTAAAAAGGTTGAAGATATTAATGGGGAGAAAATCATCGTGGGAGTAACGCTACATGCGAATCGGAATGTAGACGTTCTTGCCATTTTGTTTTCCAACCTCCGGGATAAAGCCTTGGCTAATTTACTGATGGGGCTCACAAAACAATTGGCTGTTTTTTTACATTCGGAGCTCGAACTGGGAGCTTTAACAATTGGCAGTCTTCCACAAGGAGAGGCATATAAAACGGAGAAAGCTCATCAATTTATAAGTGCCGAACTGCAGAAGCTGTTACGGGAGGTTGATTCAGGAAAATGA
- a CDS encoding genetic competence negative regulator, whose product MRLERIAANKIKVFLTFDDLKERGLTKDDLWMDRPRVHQLFRDLVMEADASLGFKADGTLSVEVFALPAQGMVIHISKTENEHEEDDMIEMDITIDERQDLFYKFHDFEDILQLVALLTRIGVKNGSLMSMDGQYYLCFPMSTRHFLGYDRLVALISEFGEACPYSPAVVKEHGSLLIEKEAVAVLARAFAFGTGSVENEADF is encoded by the coding sequence ATGCGCCTGGAACGGATCGCCGCTAATAAAATTAAAGTGTTTCTAACCTTTGATGATTTAAAAGAACGCGGGTTAACGAAAGATGATTTATGGATGGATCGCCCTCGTGTCCATCAACTATTTCGTGATCTTGTAATGGAAGCGGACGCTTCACTTGGATTTAAAGCCGACGGAACACTGTCTGTCGAAGTGTTTGCCTTGCCTGCACAAGGCATGGTCATTCATATTTCCAAGACGGAAAATGAACATGAAGAGGACGACATGATTGAAATGGACATTACCATAGATGAACGGCAGGATTTATTTTACAAATTCCATGATTTCGAGGACATTTTGCAACTCGTTGCTTTATTAACGCGCATTGGAGTTAAAAACGGTTCGCTCATGTCCATGGATGGACAATATTATCTGTGCTTCCCGATGAGCACACGCCATTTTTTAGGGTATGACCGCCTGGTCGCTCTCATCTCCGAGTTTGGAGAAGCATGCCCGTATTCGCCCGCTGTCGTTAAAGAACACGGGTCCCTGCTTATAGAAAAAGAAGCGGTAGCTGTATTGGCGCGTGCGTTTGCGTTTGGCACCGGATCTGTGGAAAACGAAGCCGATTTTTAA
- a CDS encoding SIR2 family NAD-dependent protein deacylase, with amino-acid sequence MVEHPKRLAILTGAGMSTESGVPDFRSQTGLWANHDPMQTATVQVLEDQYDTFHAFYGNRLERLQAIEPHNGHAIITEWQKKGIVSVIATQNVDQLHQESGSENVAELHGNLREYKCHDCREEVKQKDFIAKKHCHRCGGKLRPNIVLFGEQLPMQTWEYAAKCIRESDVLVVIGTSLQVAPVNQLPELAPNERIYINEEIDTPIPFTRTIQAKAGEGLQRLSKEWHI; translated from the coding sequence ATGGTTGAACATCCGAAACGATTGGCCATTTTAACCGGTGCAGGTATGTCTACGGAAAGCGGCGTCCCCGATTTCCGCTCACAAACCGGATTGTGGGCGAACCATGACCCGATGCAGACGGCGACGGTCCAAGTCCTTGAAGATCAATATGATACCTTTCACGCTTTTTACGGCAACCGTCTGGAACGCCTACAGGCGATCGAGCCGCACAACGGGCACGCCATTATTACGGAATGGCAAAAGAAGGGAATTGTTTCCGTCATTGCTACTCAAAATGTCGATCAATTACATCAAGAGAGCGGGAGTGAAAACGTTGCGGAATTGCACGGGAATCTGAGAGAATATAAGTGTCACGACTGCCGCGAGGAAGTAAAACAGAAAGATTTTATTGCGAAAAAGCATTGCCATCGTTGCGGGGGCAAACTTCGTCCGAACATTGTATTATTCGGCGAGCAGTTACCGATGCAAACGTGGGAATATGCGGCCAAGTGCATAAGGGAATCAGACGTATTGGTCGTTATTGGGACAAGCTTACAAGTAGCCCCCGTCAACCAATTACCGGAACTGGCACCTAATGAGCGCATTTACATTAATGAAGAAATAGATACGCCCATTCCGTTCACGCGAACGATCCAAGCAAAAGCAGGAGAAGGGCTGCAACGCTTATCCAAAGAGTGGCATATATAA